A region of the Aethina tumida isolate Nest 87 chromosome 3, icAetTumi1.1, whole genome shotgun sequence genome:
acaaaacatggaaattttatCGACAATGGCCAACGCCCAAACTACTCAAGCAACATTGAAGATGGCTGCGCAGAACGTTTAAGTGTGGCTGCAGCGCAGTTTCGACTTGtaagatttagaaattgcatttgaggaatatgacttgaatttgtcaggaatggacgagtgggttacgaaagaaataaaagaacaaccgaATGCCGTTTGATCTCATAAACTCTTCATCAGATTATCAGAGCGCCATCGTTAAAGCCCTTGGACCACTTAAAGACGATATTGCGTTTGTTTATGTTGATGATGTGTTGTGCCCTCTCGACCCATTCAAGAATGTCTTAAGAACTTAAGAAAGGACATTGACGcccttaaatatacaaaactgtaactttttccaaacatctgtgaaatatttaggtgTGATCGAAAAAGGACTGGCTGGATATTTTAGACATCTTGTGAAAAAACTTTGCTACTTTAACAGCACCGATATCTGCACTGTTACGTGATGGAAAATCGTTTGAATGGAcatgtaaatgtgaaaatgtatgattgacttcttatccgattttcaacatttttgatctgGAATTGTCAACCGAACTACATACAGAAGCAAGTTCGTTAGGATTAGATGTCGCTATTAACTGTCGAATAGAGGAAAATTGAAACCAAAGTATCACGGACCCTTTGAGGTAACGCATTGTTTACCTAATGAGAGGTACGCACTCCGAAGGATTGGCAACCGAGGTAGAACTACAATAGCGGCACATGAACAGTTACGAACCTGGCCAGatacagaaattctataaggtatgatggatatagatttatttaataagattgatgtgtgaatgtgtgtaaaggtccctgcttagtaggctgtttaaggtccctgtgtatcaggctatatgtgaaggtccctgcttagtaggctatgattaaggtccctgctcggcaggctatttttaaggtccctgcgtcgcaggctatgtttgaggtccctactttgcaggctatgtttaaggtccctactttgcaggctatgtttaaaggtccctgctcggcaggctatgtttaaggtccctgctctgcaggcttagattgttgtgttctgggtctgtgagacaagcgggtaatagacctggtagtggttgaaccgcctctgagctcctggctagaatatggtatcttttgatagcacttgagagtcatgggtgtaacagacctgttgatggttgagtcgcctctgagcttctagtggttgttaactgtgccacataacagtctattttgttaaatgaaataaggtttagacttagttcttcgaatatattttgagcttgtactgctgttataatgtttacagattaccggTGTCAGGTGAATCTTTGCAAAACTGCGGAAGGTGCGAGGACGCCCCACATGTCAGGAAGgccgtgttagcttacgtcatcacctttaccgatggaccgatgcgacgtgctcacatctatttagactagttttgttttataagcaaatctgaagtatttgtttacatttaataatcggggcagttcttaagaaagaaccaggcagtcaagctttagatgtcgagggttaaactacgtttgttgtaataaagcgtattattgtgaatttagtgttttaatcaaactaaaaagacagattaacagtcgctaatctatcatatatatatcGACAGGATAACCACACGAAAAATGACACATCCAGGAATGGAGCATGCAGGtaacattattacattttaagcaTATGTAAATGTACCAAAGCAACACATGAGAAttaattgctaattaatttaagttttttatttaacattttttgtcaaaGTTTTTCCTACTTTGTGTTGGTGCtagtttttatatgtaaactttataatttcgtTAGATTTGTTATGTTAGTTTTATGTACGTTTATTTAAGTTCCttcatataacattttatttaatctaggGCTTTCCGCACCGTACCATGTCGTACCTGTAATGTGTAGTAGAGGCACTGAAGAAGGTAATAACAATTGTTAagtattaatactttaaataatttatgaaatatttaactcTATTAGATGAACCCATCGCAGAGACTGAAATTTTAAGACAACTagatgaaattatatattgtcaCGAAAAGGAAAGAATGATAACCATAAAGTgcaatgaaatgaaaaattttgaagaattgtttaataaaattatagaaggCACGATTGATAAATATACTTCGAAAGCAATTATGAGCCACCCGGTTacatctatatttttaatacggaATTGGCATCGTGAATGTATgtggttatatttttcttacatatttctttttttattaaatttcgctCTAGTTATGTGGTTCATATTTCTGAATAATGAAGAAactggtaattttttaaaatttattattttacttaccacgattatttttgtgataattgaattagttcagataatatgttataaatatttatactttcgtgaaatggaaaattatttgcaaatatttttgttagttttcaCAATATTAACTCTATGCAAAAAaacatacaataataaaaacgaaTTAAATATAGAAGCTTTTCCATTTGGATATAATATAACTCTATTATtccttgtattattttttacattaggAGAAATTCCAGTTTTGTCAGTATCTATAAGCTTGTATAAGACAGTTCTGTGGAATTTCTTTACacatatgttaatatattctaCATTGTTATTTGCATTTGCTACTgcattttattgtcaaaatttgACCGGAGTTGTGTCTGCACATAATTCTAGAAATATAACATCGTCGATATTTATGACATACATTATGTTTTTTGGAGAATTTAACACAGATAACatacaatttgaaaatttacctTTCCATTATATGATAgtgtttgtattgtttttactttGTGTACCATTGGTTCTTAGCAATTTGTTAATTGGTCTAGCTATTAGTgatatgacaaaaataaaaaatgatgctcaatatttcgaaaatattgaaagagCTTCCTCTATTAAAACTGTACGGTtgttagataataaaaaatattttaaatatatttctatttttcttaaattaattagattaaagccctcaaaacaaacaaaaattgaaaaagaaattaatattattaacatttcattTCCTAAATGGATGTTTTCGATTAATGGTGAAAATGTTTATCTTAGTAGTTCCATATGGAAAACTCttaaaagaaaaagtaaaGCACAATCGGCAAATGAACAAAGCGGAAGAATTGCTGACACCAAAACCATGAATGAAAAAGATGAAAAGATCATacgaaatgttttaaaaacttatataaaagATGAAAATACGATAAATGCAGCAACTAATTTACTATCAAATATTTGCTATATGGCTcaagaaaatacaataaatgcaACAACTAATTTACCATCAAATATTAGCAATGTAGCTCAAGAAAGGGaacaataattgtattattattattatagaagttccacaatatttaaaaaattcctacgatttttattttaaagtttttcaaCATGTACTTTTTATTAGGAGTATTAGCTAGGAgatagataatataaaataagatgtTTAAGCAAAatcaaatgttatttaaacaattaaaaaataaaaattttatagtagtaattattattttttgtaataacactataaaaactaatagagCCATTGTAATCTTTTgcatttttgtttgtaaaaatattattaatatttaataaagaagttttaaaattggcgGTTAATTTACTATACCATTTATAAGTAAACTAATCTTCAAGATAAGTAAACCACTTGACCATAATTCTGTACGTATATGTttctaattatgtaaaaacttAGATGAATGTATCAACATGTAAACAGTGAAAATGAGCTTTTCAACTGAAAATCATGGTAGCAACGGtacgtaaattaaattgcctCTGTCCACATCTCAACCCCTTggttattcatattattttttagatctcTCTAAATAAGGACGGAATTTTGCTTATTCTACTACACCCATTATAGGTgagattgtttattttttatacacatttcAAGTTTATgtgcaattaatattttagatatgacAGAAAAGGAGTATCTAGATTACCTGGATAATACTATTATATAAGGTGTAAAACGATGGAATACTGGTCATAAGCAGTTATAACCGTTTTGTCCTCGCATATCTTAGTTTAACTTACTCTATCATAATTGTTTCCTtcattttccaaaattaattttaatatgtttatcgTACACTGTTGTAACGTGTTACTCATGTTAAATTGATGTTAGTGTTTCCATGATTAGATATTCAGATATAAAATACTCAGAGAAACATGAGTATAAAATgaacaatacattttttagaaaaatataaaagacacTCATTATTGTTTGGTATTACGTCACATAACTTTTTAATGCAATTCTAGAAGTTAATCACGAAAAGTCAATAagtttcattatattatatgcTGAAATGCCCATTTTCGCCAGAGGAATAtagatttcaatatatttacacAGGAAAAATAGacatgaatatatttattacaaagtaatttccaaatttttctatccagttaattgaaattgtaaGTGTCTTCATTTCAAGTACATTCTCCTTTTCTTGTTCCTTTAATGTCACTGACGGCTgagtcaataaataaataccacGGTGATTTAAAGGTATTATCATAgtgcaacttattaaaatatagtggaaaagataaaaatataagaaaattaaataattgtttttgactattattacaaataaagcgttaaaaataaagtatatcaataaaatcagTGTACAAATACCATATGAACAGTTTTTTCTTaacttattctaaaaataaatttttagaaggccaattatataattgtatgtTTGAATAACACATACATATATCAATTCAGCAAATATGGGGTTGCCATTACTAGATATCGTATctgatataaatcaaaattaataaaaagctattttacagataaattagtctcatttaaaaaaaacagagTGAAGAATTAGTACagtttgtaaaattgttcCGTACATAGAGACatgttaaaattcttaaaaccaGAGAAGGACCCTGAAggtaagattatttaattataagcaTACGTAAAGGtgctgaaataattaatattctacttAATTTGTGAAAGTTATTcctaactaatttttatatgtaaattttataatttcgttactgttgttgttttaactttatgtacgttaatttaagtttcttcatctaattttttactaatctaGGGCATCACGAACTAGAGACTTCAGTATGTAGAGGCGCTGATGAAGGTAATAACAATTGTTAAATagtaatacttaaataatttatggaatatttagCTCTATTAGATGTAGATAATGATGAATCCATCCCGGAGACTGAAATTTTAAGACGACTagatgaaattatatattatagtgaAACTGAAAGAATGGTAACCTTAAAGTGCAATGACATGAAAAATTTTAgtgaattgtttaataatattattgaaaacaagAGTGACTTTAAATATTCTTCGAAAAGAATTATGGGCCATCCTGTTACATCTATAGTTTTAACTTGGAATTGGCATCGTGATTGTAtgaagttatatttttcttatatacttctttttttattaaattttgctttaattatgTGGTACATATTTCtcaataacgaattaattggtacatatgtaaaatttagtattatatttattacaattatttttgtgataaTTGAATTAGTTCAGATAAGATGTTATGGACTTTCATACCTAcgtgaaattgaaaattatctaCAAGTAGGTTTGTtactatttacaatattaaccCTTTGctataaaacttataataataagaacGAATTAAATATAGAAGCTTTTCCATTCGGATACAATATAACTCTATTGTttcttgtattattttttacattaggAGAAATTCCAGTTTTGTCAGTATCTATAAGCTTGTATAAGACAGTTCTTTGGAATTTCTTTACacatatgttaatatattctCTATTGTTGCTTGCATTTGCTAGtgcattttattatcaaaatttgaccGGAGTAGTGTCTGCAAATAATTCTAGAAATATAACATCATCGATATTTATGacatatattatgttttttggaGAATATAATACAGATAACatacaatttgaaaatttacctTACCATTATATGATAgtgtttgtattgtttttactttGTGTACCGTTGGTTCTCAGCAATTTGTTAATTGGTCTAGCTATTAGTgatatgacaaaaataaaagataatgctcaatatttggaaaatattgaaagagCTTCCTCTATTAAAACTGTATGGTTGATAGATCaaaaaacaaactttatttttaggtatatttctaaatttcttaaaataattagattgaAACctttaaatcaaacaaaaattccagacaaaattaatattattaacatttcattTCCTAAATGGATGTTTTCGATTAATGGTCAGACAGTTTATCTCAATAGTTCCATATGGAAAACTCttagaaaaaaaagtaaagaTCAATCTGCAACCGAACAAAGTGGAAGCTTTTCTCAAACCAAAACTTTGAACAAAAAAGATGAAAAGAAAGtacgaaaaatgttaaaaacttatataaatgatgaaaataaaataaatatagcaactaatttaatatcatatatttGCGATATGGCTCAAGaaaatgaacaataattttattgtatatcatCTATTTTCTAAAAGAATCTGTAGAAGTACATGGAggtacaacattttaaaaattcctgtgacttttatttttaagttatttgaatgtattttttattaggaaTTTTGTATTAGCTAGGAGATAGAtaatataagataaaatatttgagcaaaatcaaatgttatttaaataattaagaaataaaagattttacatataatttgtaaattccaaagtagaataaaatatttttttgtaatgaaactgtaaaaaaactaatatagcCGTTGTAATCccttgtatttttgtttatcattaatattaaataaagaagttttaaaattggcgggtgattttattaaaacat
Encoded here:
- the LOC109599878 gene encoding transient receptor potential cation channel protein painless-like, coding for MLKFLKPEKDPEGHHELETSVCRGADEALLDVDNDESIPETEILRRLDEIIYYSETERMVTLKCNDMKNFSELFNNIIENKSDFKYSSKRIMGHPVTSIVLTWNWHRDCMKLYFSYILLFLLNFALIMWYIFLNNELIGTYVKFSIIFITIIFVIIELVQIRCYGLSYLREIENYLQVGLLLFTILTLCYKTYNNKNELNIEAFPFGYNITLLFLVLFFTLGEIPVLSVSISLYKTVLWNFFTHMLIYSLLLLAFASAFYYQNLTGVVSANNSRNITSSIFMTYIMFFGEYNTDNIQFENLPYHYMIVFVLFLLCVPLVLSNLLIGLAISDMTKIKDNAQYLENIERASSIKTVWLIDQKTNFIFRYISKFLKIIRLKPLNQTKIPDKINIINISFPKWMFSINGQTVYLNSSIWKTLRKKSKDQSATEQSGSFSQTKTLNKKDEKKVRKMLKTYINDENKINIATNLISYICDMAQENEQ